Genomic segment of Deltaproteobacteria bacterium:
CGGCGTGCCGCTCATCTCGCGGGCACCGGCGTTGGTGGTCATGATTAGAATGATATTACGAAAATCTGCTTTCTTGCCGTTGTTGTCGGTCAATGCGGCGTGGTCCATCACTTGGAGCAAGATGTTAAACAGATCGGGATGGGCCTTCTCAATTTCGTCGAGCAACAGCACGGCGTAAGGGTTGCGATTGATCGCATCGGTCAGCAAGCCGCCCTGATCGAAGCCGACATAGCCCGGAGGGGCGCCGATCAGGCGCGACACGGTGTGCTTCTCCATGTATTCGCTCATGTCGAAGCGCAGAAACTCGATGCCCATGATGTGCGCCAACTGCTTGGCAACTTCGGTTTTGCCGACACCCGTCGGCCCGGCGAACAGGAAACAGCCAAGCGGCTTTTCGGGATGGCCCAGGCCGGAGCGCGATAGCTTGATCGTGTTGGCGACCATGTCGACGGCAGAGTCTTGGCCATAGATGACCAATTTTAGGTCTCGTTCGAGGTTTTGCAGCTGTTCCTTATCCGAAGTAGAGACGCTGCGCGGCGGAATCTTGGCGATCTTGGCGACGATTTTTTCGATGTCCTTGGCGCCAATGGTCTTCTTGCGTTTTTCCGCCGGCTGTATTTTCACCGCGGCGCCGACTTCGTCGATGACGTCGATGGCTTTATCAGGCAGCTTGCGGTCGTTGATGTGCTTGGCCGAGAGCTGCACGGCGGCGCGAATGGCGCTACTGCTGTAATGGACGCCGTGATGCTTTTCGTAGTGTGGCTTCAAACCTTCGAGAATTTTAAAAGCCTCTTCCTGGCTCGGCTCCGGCACTTCGATTTTCTGGAAGCGGCGCGCCAAGGCGCGATCTCTTTCGAAATAGCTCTTGTAATCGTGGTAGGTGGTCGAGCCGATGCATTTCAGTTCACCGGAGGCGAGCGCCGGCTTAAGAATATTCGATGCGTCCATCGAACCGCCGCTGGTGGCGCCGGCGCCGACGATGGTATGAATCTCGTCGATGAAAAGAATCGCGTTGGGATGTTTTTTCAGGCCGTTCAACACGCCCTTCAAGCGCGCTTCGAAATCGCCGCGGAACTTGGTGCCGGCGAGCAAGGCCCCCATGTCGAGGGCGTAGATCGCCGCGCTCTTGAGCGCGTCAGGAACTTCGCCTTGGTGGATTTTCAATCCGAGCCCTTCGGCGATGGCGGTTTTGCCGACGCCCGGGTCGCCGACATAGATCGGATTGTTCTTGCGCCGCCGGCAAAGCACATGGATGGTGCGCTCGACCTCGTCGTCGCGGCCGATCAGCGGATCGATGTTTCCGTGCGCGGCTTTCTCGACTAGGTTGACCGTGTAGGCCTCGAGCGGATTGACGCGACGTTGCGACTTCTCCTCGTCGGCGGGCTCCTCTTCGGACTGCGTGGGCTCTTCGGTGGCGCCGGATTTAGAAATACCGTGCGACACGAAATTGACAACGTCGAAACGCGAAATGCCCTGCTCTTCCAAGAGATAAACCGCATAGGAGTCGGGCTCGCGGTACATGGCGATCAGCAGGTTGCCGCCGTTGATCTCTTTTTTCTCTGCCGATTGGGCGTGAATGACGGCGCGCTGCAAGACTCGATGAAAACTTAAAGTCTGCTGCGGTTCTTGATCGTTGCCGGCCGGCAGGGTTTCCAATTGACCGTCAAAAAACTCTTCAAGCGACTTTTTCAGCCGCGTCAAATCACCGCCGCAGCTCGTGATCGCGCTCTTGGCGTCTTTGTCCTGGAGCAAGGCGTACAGTAGGTGCTCCAGGCAAACGTACTCGTGGCGGCGCTGCTTGGCCTCTTTCAGGGCTACGTTCAGTGTGCTCTCTAATTCCTTGCTGATCATTCTTAGGCCTCTTCCATGGTGCAGCGCAGAGGATGTTCATGACGCCGCGCAAGATCCTCTACCAATGTAACTTTGGTTTCGGCGACTTCGTATGTATAGACGCCGGCTACGCCAATTCCTTTTTTGTGCACGTGAAGCATGATTTGAACCGCCTCCGTATGTTCCTTGTGGAAAACATACTGGAGAACCTGCACGACGAACTCCTTGGTTGTATAATCGTCGTTGTGCAGCAAAACTTTGTAGAGAGGGGGCTTTTTAAGCTTCTTCTTGGTTTCTGTGACCACACCGTGGTCAAATTCGTTTTCCCGCCGGCTCATGAAGGGTTGCCTCCCTGATAGCTGTTAGAAATCTAACATGGCCGTAAGCTCACCCGCAATCGTCAAAACCTTGTCGGTTCGAGCGCGCCACTTACCAATGACCGCAGCGATAAACCATCCGTGCACGAAGGTAGCACAGCTATGATATAGTCCACGTGTCTTAGCACTGAACCCGTATCCGCGCATCGTTGCCGGCTTTTTTACTGGGAGGTAACGCCATGCTCTCCAACAAAGTTCACGAAATCATGACGACCCAGCTGACCAGTGCGCCGGTCACCGCGCCGGTGCACGAAGTCTTGCGGCAGATGATCGCCGAAGACGTCGGCCGCATCGTCATCACCGATAACGAAGTGCCAGTCGGGGTCTTTACCGAAAAAGATGTACTCAAGCGCGTGGTTTATCCAGGTCTGAATGGCAAGCAGACCGCGATCAAAAGCGTCATGAGCTCGCCGATCAGAGCCGTGCGGGAAGAGACCCATATCGTCGAGGCATTCAAACGCATGTACCGCGGCAAATACCGCCACCTGCTGGTGCGCGGGCGGCGCGGGAGAATCGTCGGCATTGTTTCCATGCGGCGGATTTTGAAAATTGCCGTGGAGCTAGGGCAGGGCGCCAGTGAAACCCAGACTCTGACAAACATTGCGGCAACGGACGCGGTTTGTGTCGATCCAACGGAATCGGTGGCGGCAACTGTTCAACTTTTGGTGCGTAAAGAGCTGAGCTCGGTCGTGGTCGGCAGCCCGGACGAGCCGCTTGGTATTTTCACCGAGCGCGATGTGCTGAAGCGCGTGGCGCTGGCTGAGTTTGACCGGCGCGCGACAAAGGTCCAAGAGGTCATGACCGCACCGGTGGTGACCCTGCCGGAGACGACACTGATCGGTGATGCCCTCGCCGAAATGTACCGCCGCGATATCCGCAACTTGCCAATGATGGATTCGAATGGACAACTAAGGAGAATCATCTCCATGCCCGATGTACTAAGATATGCCCGTGCTTTTGATGTCGATGAGCAGGTTCGCCGCACCTGGAAAGAGGTTGCCGCCAGCCTCGCTGATGAGGATCAATACACGCCCGGTTAGAAGTGATAATTCTTTGACTTCTAAGGGAGTTATGTTAGCATGGGAGAGTTGCCGAGAAGTCTGAAGGAGGCTGTATTTTGGATACCCCGCTGATAAACGATTTGAGCATCTGCGTTGCCACGGAAAACGGCTCAGGCAGCGCTTCTTCGAACAACATCTTATTCAAAGCGATCTTCAAGATGGGCATCCCTTGCTCGTCAAAAAACATGTTCCCATCAAACATCCAGGGCCTGCCCACCTGGTACCAGATCCGCGCCAATGCCGACGGCTACTTGAGCCGCAAGGACGTGATCGATGTCATGGTCATGTTCAACGACGCCACCGCGGCCAAGGACATCTACCGGGTGCGCGATGGTGGCATCATTCTTTATGACGATTCCACGCCACTTTCGCCGACGCTGAAGCGCGACGGCGTGCAGTACATCGGTTTTCCAGCCAACAAATTGGTTGCCAAGCTGGTTCCAGCCTCGCCATTGCGCGCCAAGCAACGCAACATGGTCTATGTCGGCGCCTTGGCTTACCTGTTCGGCATCGACATGTCGGTGATCAAAGCCGTCCTCGAAGACACTTTTGGCAAGAAGCCGGCGGTTATTGAATCGAACCTAGTTTGCATCGACGCCGGTTATCAATATTGCAAAGAACAAAATTTCAAACAGAACATAGCCCGCCTCGAACCGATCCCCAACGGCAACAAAGGCAAGATTATCACGGAGGGCAACACCGCGGCGGCCATTGGCGCGGTTTACGGCGGCGCTTCGGTGATCTGTTGGTATCCGATCACGCCGTCGAGTTCTCTAGCGGAGTCCATGGAGTACTACCTGCCGCGTTTGCGCAAGCAGGTCGACGGCAAAAAAGCCTATGCCATCGTCCAGGCAGAAGACGAAATCGCTTCGGCAAGCATGATCGTCGGCGCCGGATGGGCGGGCGCGCGCTCGATGACTTCGACTTCGGGCCCGGGCGTTTCGCTCATGAACGAGTCGATCGGTCTGGCCTACTATGCCGAGATTCCCTGTGTGTTTTTCATCATTCAACGCGGCGGCCCGTCGACAGGTTTGCCAACTCGTACACAGCAGGCAGATATCTCGCTCATGTACGGTGCCTCCCACGGTGACACACGCCACATCTTGCTGATTCCCCACGACATGAATTCTTGTTTCGATTTTGCCCGCCAGAGTTTCAACTACGCCGACCGTTTCCAGGCCCCGGTTTTCGTCGCCATGGACCTCGACCTTGGCATGAATCTTTGGTCGTCCGAGCCGCTCAAGTTGAACGCTGAACAGTACGATTGGGGCAAGCGTTTAAGCGCGCAGGACTTGGACGAATGGACCAAAGCCGGCAAGAAGTTCCGCCGCTACTTCGACCAGGACGGCGACGGCATTCCCTATCGCACGGTACCGGGCAACGAAAACCGCCTGGCTTCGTTTTTTACCCGCGGCTCTGGCCATGATGCCGACGCGAAATATTCCGAGGACGAACACGACTACAAGTACATCCTCGACCGATTGAAAAAGAAGCACGACACCGCGCGCAAGTTTGTTCCGAAGCCGATCATCGAAAAAGAGCGGGGCGTCAAGACCGGCATCATTTGCTACGGCTCGAGTTACGAACCCGTCCGTGAGGCGCGCGACCGCTTGAAAGCGCGCGGTTTGAAGACCAACCATATGCTGATCCGCGCGCTGCCGCTGACCAGTGAAGTGCGCGACTTTATCGCCGAGCATGACACGGTCTACCTGGTTGAGCAGAATCGCGATGCGCAAATGGCCGCCATCATCAAAGACGAGATGCCGGAATTGGGCGCCAAACTCACCAGCATTTTGGTTTACAATGGCTTGCCGGTCACCGCAGGCGAAGTGGTGCAGCAGATCTTTGAGGCCGCAAAAACCGCAAAAACCGCTTAGTCAGAATTCATAAGGACAAGACCATGGCAGAAGCAGCAAAAATCAATCGTCTAAACATGACCGAAAAAGAGTACGACGGCGCGCCGTCGACCATGTGCAAAGGCTGCGGCCATGATGCCATCTCGGCGTCGGTGCAGCGCGCGTACTGGGAAAGCAGTATCGACCCGCGCAAGGTCGTCAAGCTGAGCGGCATCGGCTGCTCGTCGAAAACTCCGGCCTATTTCATGAGCCAGTCGTTCGGCTTCAACGCGGTGCACGGCAGAATGTCAGCCGTGGCGACCGGTGCCAACTTGGCCAATCACACGCTGATGCCGATCGGCGTCTCCGGCGACGGCGATACGTCGGCCATCGGTCTCGGCAACTTCTGCCACATGATGCGGCGCAACGTGAACATCACCTACATCATCGAGAACAACGGCGTGTACGGCCTCACGAAGGGGCAGTTCTCGGCCACGGCCGACGTCGGCTCGGTCATGAAAGGTGGCAAGGTCAATGATATTCCGGCCATCGACCTGGCGGAATTGGCGATCACCCTCGGCGCGACTTATATCGCCCGCAGCTTCTCCGGCGACCGCAAACAGCTTGCGCCACTGGTGCAGGGCGCCTTGGCGCATAAAGGCAGCGCGATTTTGGACGTGATCAGCCCCTGCGTGACATTCAACAACCACGAGGGCTCGACCAAGAGCTTGAAGTACGTAAAAGGTCATTTGGATCCGATTCACGACCTCGATTTTGTGCCGCCCTACGAGAATATCGAAGCCGATTACGACGAAGGCACCGACCACGAAGTGAAGATGCACGACGGCTCACGCATCGTTTTGCACAAGCTCGGCAAGGACTACGATCCGACCAACA
This window contains:
- the clpA gene encoding ATP-dependent Clp protease ATP-binding subunit ClpA, with the protein product MISKELESTLNVALKEAKQRRHEYVCLEHLLYALLQDKDAKSAITSCGGDLTRLKKSLEEFFDGQLETLPAGNDQEPQQTLSFHRVLQRAVIHAQSAEKKEINGGNLLIAMYREPDSYAVYLLEEQGISRFDVVNFVSHGISKSGATEEPTQSEEEPADEEKSQRRVNPLEAYTVNLVEKAAHGNIDPLIGRDDEVERTIHVLCRRRKNNPIYVGDPGVGKTAIAEGLGLKIHQGEVPDALKSAAIYALDMGALLAGTKFRGDFEARLKGVLNGLKKHPNAILFIDEIHTIVGAGATSGGSMDASNILKPALASGELKCIGSTTYHDYKSYFERDRALARRFQKIEVPEPSQEEAFKILEGLKPHYEKHHGVHYSSSAIRAAVQLSAKHINDRKLPDKAIDVIDEVGAAVKIQPAEKRKKTIGAKDIEKIVAKIAKIPPRSVSTSDKEQLQNLERDLKLVIYGQDSAVDMVANTIKLSRSGLGHPEKPLGCFLFAGPTGVGKTEVAKQLAHIMGIEFLRFDMSEYMEKHTVSRLIGAPPGYVGFDQGGLLTDAINRNPYAVLLLDEIEKAHPDLFNILLQVMDHAALTDNNGKKADFRNIILIMTTNAGAREMSGTPLGFGASSNAGKGKEAIERMFSPEFRNRLDAIINFNSLSQENIERVVDKFIMELDHQLNDRKVFLQLTPKAKKWFAERGYDPAFGARPMARLIQNEIKRVLADEILFGRLQNGGKVEVDEADGKLVFNYEAATVH
- the clpS gene encoding ATP-dependent Clp protease adapter ClpS → MSRRENEFDHGVVTETKKKLKKPPLYKVLLHNDDYTTKEFVVQVLQYVFHKEHTEAVQIMLHVHKKGIGVAGVYTYEVAETKVTLVEDLARRHEHPLRCTMEEA
- a CDS encoding CBS domain-containing protein, which codes for MLSNKVHEIMTTQLTSAPVTAPVHEVLRQMIAEDVGRIVITDNEVPVGVFTEKDVLKRVVYPGLNGKQTAIKSVMSSPIRAVREETHIVEAFKRMYRGKYRHLLVRGRRGRIVGIVSMRRILKIAVELGQGASETQTLTNIAATDAVCVDPTESVAATVQLLVRKELSSVVVGSPDEPLGIFTERDVLKRVALAEFDRRATKVQEVMTAPVVTLPETTLIGDALAEMYRRDIRNLPMMDSNGQLRRIISMPDVLRYARAFDVDEQVRRTWKEVAASLADEDQYTPG
- a CDS encoding 2-oxoacid:acceptor oxidoreductase subunit alpha; the encoded protein is MLDTPLINDLSICVATENGSGSASSNNILFKAIFKMGIPCSSKNMFPSNIQGLPTWYQIRANADGYLSRKDVIDVMVMFNDATAAKDIYRVRDGGIILYDDSTPLSPTLKRDGVQYIGFPANKLVAKLVPASPLRAKQRNMVYVGALAYLFGIDMSVIKAVLEDTFGKKPAVIESNLVCIDAGYQYCKEQNFKQNIARLEPIPNGNKGKIITEGNTAAAIGAVYGGASVICWYPITPSSSLAESMEYYLPRLRKQVDGKKAYAIVQAEDEIASASMIVGAGWAGARSMTSTSGPGVSLMNESIGLAYYAEIPCVFFIIQRGGPSTGLPTRTQQADISLMYGASHGDTRHILLIPHDMNSCFDFARQSFNYADRFQAPVFVAMDLDLGMNLWSSEPLKLNAEQYDWGKRLSAQDLDEWTKAGKKFRRYFDQDGDGIPYRTVPGNENRLASFFTRGSGHDADAKYSEDEHDYKYILDRLKKKHDTARKFVPKPIIEKERGVKTGIICYGSSYEPVREARDRLKARGLKTNHMLIRALPLTSEVRDFIAEHDTVYLVEQNRDAQMAAIIKDEMPELGAKLTSILVYNGLPVTAGEVVQQIFEAAKTAKTA
- a CDS encoding 2-oxoacid:ferredoxin oxidoreductase subunit beta, which gives rise to MAEAAKINRLNMTEKEYDGAPSTMCKGCGHDAISASVQRAYWESSIDPRKVVKLSGIGCSSKTPAYFMSQSFGFNAVHGRMSAVATGANLANHTLMPIGVSGDGDTSAIGLGNFCHMMRRNVNITYIIENNGVYGLTKGQFSATADVGSVMKGGKVNDIPAIDLAELAITLGATYIARSFSGDRKQLAPLVQGALAHKGSAILDVISPCVTFNNHEGSTKSLKYVKGHLDPIHDLDFVPPYENIEADYDEGTDHEVKMHDGSRIVLHKLGKDYDPTNKANAIQAIHASIAEGKFLTGLIFYNPNRKSFTDELGLCDMPLADLGQDMLQPPVEALERINSDLMK